Within Sardina pilchardus chromosome 21, fSarPil1.1, whole genome shotgun sequence, the genomic segment TCACATTACTTGACTGACTTCCACATCACCAGCCCACTATCTAAGactaaatcaatcaatctaaatcAATCATGACTTTCTATTTATGGAATAAGTTACAACAGATGCAATTATATTTATACTAGTTATAGTTTTCAAAAGGGTTATCACCCAATCCTGCAAATGTCCCAAAAGTGTGCATTATATTACAGTCCCAGGTCTGCATCCACTGATTCCCTTCACTTGGCactgaagtaggctacagtaacttTCCACTGTTTCTGTGACAGGTTGGTGATGTATAGTCACTATGAAGTAAATGAGCTGAAGAAGCAATGAGGGGTGCGATGCATGGCCACTGGCTTTTACTCCATTGAGAGTTGTACACTGTCTGACTGCGCCTGTTGGGCTTGGTCATATTTCCGTGCTGTAAGgaaacaaaataaatgtcaacatgACTTCAGGAGGTGGCCGTAAGTCGTGTAAGGTGTTGTGGGTTGGTCGCATGGTAGGCTATCTGCTACATTTTATTGACCAACTCGGTCATTTAACTCACCCAAGGAGTACATCTCCAGCTGTTGTCGCAGCCTGACTTTCTGCAAACTGTCGTAAAAGTTCGGTTCTGGTGTGGCCCCGACGGTGGGGGGCAGCGCAAAAATGCGCATGATCTTCCTCTTGTTTCTATGAGCAAGTCAGACAAGCAGTTGTAGGTTATACGATTACGAAGACGGGCCGCAAGTTAGCCACATACAAAACCACaagcattaggctacataaATGCCCAATCATCAACCTTGATCTAAACAATAAAatccatataggcctactgtatcgaTAGAAGCAAATACATGTAAAAGGAAATGTGTCTTACTTCCTAGCGTACATCAACAGTCCGAAGCTGACCAAAATGACAAGAAGGTAAACATTAGTCGCTTCATTCCATGCTTCGTGCACGGAATAATCCAACGATTCCTCGCTCGCCATGACGCCATATCCACCCATTACAAAGACCAAACTGTAGGCAATATAGCCTAATTCTAAATTCTAGGCTTTGCAGATCTTCTCAAAACACATAAGCCAGAACCTTAGAGAATCAATCTTAGAAACAATGTTGCTCTGACGATGGCTACTTTCCCGGTCACACTTCCGGTTCTGCCTCTGAAATCGTTTCACGATAAAAGTAGCCTATTGCGTAACAACACAGTTCTGATAACAtattttagtaggcctacataattcaaATGACTAGTGAATAAATACCTAAACCCCGCCTGAAGTCTGTCATTACTGTTGGCTCTCTACACGCGTGGGGAAACATATTAAAAGCTCAGGACCCAATGACTTAAAACTGCCAACTAAAGCGATGGTAGCTCAAAGGAAGGCAAGCGATAGAAAAGCTGACAATGGTCAATGGATACGGGGATTGTAGTGCTATATGGACGCACAGGGTGGGCATCGGTGGTGGGGTttatagtagcctacttgcaaatgcactgttctgtaaTCCGAAGTCTTCAAACCTTGTAACTTGAAAATGACACTTGAGAAATGTTGAGaggaggtggaaaactccagcttcagcgAGTAAAAGTcagtgcacttaacacaggtctCATCAACCAGGCTCTAGAGTTGTGCTATaggctaattagaatcagctggttttgtgaatggttggcacagctATGTGGTATGACTTTTAATTGCTGAAGCTGGAGTTCTCCACCTCTGTGTCCAACATTCTAATGTGGGTTAATGTTCTGCATTAGGCCCAATATTTCAGTGTGTGGTTTAAAACTTTGTCTTTCTCACTAGTGGGTCACTTTGTCACAACAATTATGAttcggtactttggggttaactgtaaccattttctgaggctgttgaaaacgcaccaaatcacacaatgtggtcgttttgggtgtcgtgggttgtaataaaggttgtcgacgatcaaactgactacttttttcattcgttttaagagtttaaaagaagaatttctagttgtcttgccaatcgcgctcatagtagcctatccgctgacgtcgggtcccgtagcaacacagt encodes:
- the smim19 gene encoding small integral membrane protein 19; translated protein: MGGYGVMASEESLDYSVHEAWNEATNVYLLVILVSFGLLMYARKNKRKIMRIFALPPTVGATPEPNFYDSLQKVRLRQQLEMYSLARKYDQAQQAQSDSVQLSME